TTCTGACCAGTGTGAGTAAGGATATGTCGTCTCAACGAAGAGCTCCAGGGAAACTGACGCGGACAATAAGGGCATGGGACTCGATTCGGTGCCATCGAGTACGCagacttcttcttcttcttctttttcttattcggCAAAGAATCATTTCCGGAATGTAAAGAATTCATAGAGTCAGACTTTTCACTGCCAGAATTGTTGCCACTAGTCGAGGCTACAGGGCCTTCCTCGTCACTCAAGTACTGCGGTTTGAATTGTTGATACTGCTGAGACGCGTTGTCCAATAATTTCGAGACACTTGCGAGATCGGCAGCTCCGTCCTCGAGTTTGCCTTGTTCTTTCCCGGTCGATTCCGTTTTAATCGTCTCTTCGGTGATCGACTTGTTTTCAGTCGCAGATTCTTCCACGTTAGTCTTATCTACGCCATTTCGCGCAGTTTGTTCACCGTGAGATTCTTGCGAGGTCTCTTCCGCGGGATCAATCACCTCCTTTTTTATTACGACATCTTTAACGCTTTCGTTGCTCTCTAACTGATCTCTCAGCAAACTTGTGCTAAATTCGTGCTGACCATGCGGCTCTTGTGCATCCCTGTCGCCTGATTCCTCATCTATTACCATTTCGTCATCTGAATCATTATCATCCATTTTATCGGCTTTTAATTGTTGCGCTAGAATGGCATATTTTACTTGATCTGATATGGGATGCGTATTATAGTCCGATGTAACCATTGGCGAATCAACGTTTGGGAGGATATTCGAATATGATTGCGTTACTTGTGAGGTCGACGGACCGGGATTCTGCATCATAGTCGGATGATTCGCGGGTGGTCTGCCTCTGGTTGAATGTCCGCCGCGAGGTCTTTGGCTCCAATATTGAGGATGCTGTTGCTTAATGTGTCGTTCCATGTTGCTTCGCAATGTGAATCTTGCCGTGCAGTGCTCGCAACCGAACGGTCTCTCGGTGCGGTATCTGCGCTGTTTCTGCTTAGGAATTAGCACGCCGTTTTTGAGTACCATCTTCACAGGATCGTTCGACGAAATGCTATCCGTTTTCTCGCGGCTCGGTACGGCCTGGCTGACTATCTGCGCGTTTATCAGGTTTGCGTAGGTGTTGTGTTCGCTCGAGGTTTGCGGGGTATCCCGTGCCTGCGCATACGCCGCGTAACTGGTGCTGGGCAACGACGGATCTACCGGGAGGGTACTGCCACCGGTCAACTGCAAACCCCTGACTAGCTCCTTCTGCAGTCTATTTTTCTCAGTCAATTCCTGACTGAACATGTGAGGATTAAGGAAATACGGCGATATCATGGAGGCGCCAAGATTACGATAGATAGTGCTCGCATAAAAGTTCTCCAGAGACGTAGTCGGCGAACTCTCGCGTGCTCTGTTCAGCAGAGCTTGAGTCAGCAACAATGCCGGATTCGCGGCGTACAATTCTTCTTGATTGTTCTTATAATGTTTCTCTTCCTGAGAATTTTCGTTCCCCCTCTTTTGTTTCCTGCTCAGATCCAAAACAACGTCCATAGATAGGTCCAATGGAGCATCCTCCCCCGAACTCAACACGGAACTTGTCGTGGACTTGGTCAGATTCATCGGACTAGCTTGAATTCTTTGGTGTGTATCTGTTTTGGTATCGCTGACTAGAGACACGCTGCCATCCGATGATCTTGACTCGATGTCCTCGTCGATCTTTGAATAATTAGATTTCACGATCAGATCATGAGACATATTTGATTCCTCGCCGCTTCTCTTCACGAGATTCAGAGCCTGTATCTTTGTTGGTCTGTGGAACATGTCTGGCTTCTCAAAGTGATTTATCAGCATCTCAGCGCAAACGTTCGAAGGTCCCGGGTTACAATCCATCGATACAGGCGGATAATGTATTTGTTGTTGAGAGACTTCTTCACGTTCGTTCGGATAGATGAGCGTCTTTCGCACGTCGTCCCTGATACCTCTAGGCGAACTTCTCTCGACATTCTCATTCGTCGAGTCCTCGCTCGGATGATAAATCAGCGCATTCTTAACATCCTCCTTGCTGATCATTCCATGACGATTCTTTACATGCCTCTCGCAATTCGCCTTGGTGGTAAACGCATAATTACAGAGGGAACATTCGAAAGGTCGGTCACCGTTATGCGATCTCAGATGCTTCAATAGGGCCCCTTTGTCGGTACTCGTGAAAGGACACATATTACACGGATATGGCATTCCCGGTTCCACGTTCATATGCGCGCGATTGTGCCCCTTGAGTGCTCGCAAATTGGGGAACACGGATGTGCACAATCTGCAGGGAAACTCGCCCTTCAACTTCATCTTCCGGAACTCCGCAGTGAAGGCATCCTGCGCTTCTTCCTCGTTATATTCGGACGAACAGGTACCCGAGGAACCTGAAGAGCCTATATTCGGATTAAACTTGATATTGTTCTCGGGTGTGCTGGTGTCCGATCGCGGGAAGGTTGGCAGCCCGTTCAAACTGACGGACAAGATGCTCGGAATATCCGCTAGATCTTTCATTTCCTTTGGCTCCTTGATTTCTTCTTTCGGCTCCTTAGGTTCCCTGGATTCTTTTGCCTCACGCGCCAGGGATTTGTTCTGCAGATCTAGCACGGCGAAAAAGAGCTCGCGCGTCGTTTTCGGATCGTCGGGCTCCGGAGACGGAGCGTCCATTTCCGTTTCAAGATTGTTGTTGGTATTGttatcattgttattattgttgtcGTTGTTATTTCTCTTGTTCTTGTATGGACCCTTGCATTCTTTTTCGTGATCGAGCTGTGCCTGTCTGCACGGAAACGCGTGCAGGCATTTCATGCATTGGAACCTGTTGACTTCGCCGGAGGCTGGCCGGTGCATCTCCTGCTCGCACATTCGTCGAGCGATCTTTGCGAACTTTACCGACGAAAAGTCTATGAACGTGAGATCGCTGAAACCATCTACAGTGTTACGACGGCTGTTGTTGCCGCTGGCGTTCTTCTTGTAATGGCTCATAGAACGATGGAGATTCAATTGCCGATGATTCTTGAAGGACATGTTGCAGATCTCGCAGGTGGCCAGAGATTCCGGATGCACGCGTTCCATGTGAGCTTCTAGCATCGCGCCGCTCACAAAGTCTTTGCTGCAGATCAAACAACCGAACGTCATCTGCTGTTCCCCGTCTGGCTGGCATCTAATCATCATTCTGGTATTATTCATGAGGGTTTTGTGCCTCTTCTGGTCTTCCGTGTCGCTGGCGTCGTCTTGCAAGCATTTACGCTTGTTCGCGCGATGACTGCCGGGTGACGACGTTTGTTGCCGATCGTCGATCAAGGTCGGCGAGTTGCGCCTGGCTAACTCATTGTTGTTGTACTCGCTTTGATTCGTCGTCGCCGGTCTCTCCGAGCCGCTGCTGCCTTCGGAGTCCGTGCAACTGTTCGGCGACGCCACCCGGTGGGTGCACCTCACGTGACGGTTCATATTGCCGTTCGTCGTGAATGACATGTcgcaatatttgcatttaaacgGCCGTTCGCCCGAGTGTACCAGCACGTGCCGATCCAACGAACTCGCCGAGCTCAGCACCTTGTTGCAAACCCCGCAGCTGTAGTCCTCTTCGCCGCTGCAGTCGGTGCTGCGAGGTGAGTTATGGCCGCGCAGATGATTCGTCAGTTCGTGGGAACTGGAAAATACCGATGGACACATCGGGCATGGATGGGCGCCGTTCTCCGACAGCTCGAcctattttttggaaaaaagcgTGCGATATTAAAACATGTATctcacgaataaaaaaaaaaaaaaaaaaaaagacgcgaGTTGcgctgttaaaaatatttttatttgcgtcATCTGTCTCTAACAAGAacgttaaaaatttctaattatcttattgttatgtttttaatttttataaaattagtgttattaaaacttttaacttATTGACatgatattacaatttttactaattttatacttttatttttaaaattagtgttaattaattattatttatattaaatgttttatctaaataaatatgtcaaaatatacatatagatactTACGCTTGATGATGGTGATGCAGCATCAATTTGTGTTTCGTTTTCTTGCTCTTGATCGGTTACATTCTCGGATTCAATCGCtgcataaaaaacataaaaagcaattaaataaaatatataacctgtgagatatgtttaatataattaagtatacgACGATTAATATAGATGAAAAGATCAAATGCGCGTTTTAATGCGAGTCGCGCTAACGAAATCGAGCTTTACATTTCTTACGAAATGTCTTATTAAATCATTTCGCAGACAGAGACCAATCTCGGGAAGACCGGGAAAACCCGCAGAACGAACGCGATCGTTCTGGACCACAATCTGCTGACGAAACAGGAAAACCGGAGCATCGGATATAACGAAATAGAAAGCAACGGGGAtttgtaaattgaaattttaacataaaagagagagaatatttaaattattttataaaatgtaattatctaTCTCTGAATATTCATTGCGGTTAGTTTTAATCGGCTGCTGTGGCTTTATAATCATTATCtctattttgatttattttcttctttttctaaaaaagaaagaacgcTTAGTTTACCTCCATTTACACAAatgaaaattctgaaaaacaTGTAGCTAGAACACAGTAAATGTATAGTAGAATCGTGAGCTTTTCTTATTATCTACAATCATCAGAATAATCTAGATCATCTAAAGATTTATGACGTGCTTACGTATAATAGCGTCTAATCAGTGGTATCATacagtttcatttttttacaaaattactgAAGAATCTTTGCTCGACGAAAAAGCAACGATTCAGTTGGTCTTCACGCAATCATTACGACATAATTCAAATCTCGTTATAACGGCGTAACAATGTAGAATACGCCGAGAATATATATCGTACACATTGCGATGCGCGCTGTTCTTAAAGCCTAGTCTACAATGGACGCAACATGCAAGTCGCAAGCCGCAAGAAATCATGCAGAAATAACAGTTaaatttagagaagaataatcaaattagattgattaatttcttGCGGCTTGCGACTTGCGTTTTGCATTTCCGTCCATTGTAAATTCGGCTTAAAACAGCGGATAAACAGGAGCCGCACACCGGATCTCGCCGGTGTGTTGCGTCTCTCCGGAGACCTTACCGGGTATATAAAGAACTGTGTCAGCGCGACACAAGACAGGACACAAATCTGACCGAGTATTCCGGAAGCTGATACCCCGAACCGCAAATAAGGCCGGGACAATAACATTTATCAACGTCTTCGCCTGACGTTCTGACCGCAATCGACCGTCTATTCTATTTACACACGCTTTTGGAGGACGTAGTTAGCATCTTGAGAAAATCAGCGATTAGGTTTACACCGTTAAAGAATGGAGCTGCAGAGGAACTTTTaatcgttttaatatttatcgattCGAGAATCGATGCTGTTTAAGCTCTCGAAAGATTATAGTCAGAATCTTTTAAATGTGAGAAAccatgattaataatatatattcggtATTTGTTTAAGAAAGGATGATCGAAAATAGTTATTTTGGTCTCTTTAAAACGcattttgatcattttttttttccatagagttagacaaataaaattgatatcatCATATTCAGCAATTTTAAAACTGTAAGAAGATGGATAAGTTGTATTACATTTCTCTGACAAAAATCAATCTATTTTGCCCATCGTcctttgaaatttatttaatttttctgcaaGCTATAATCCTGCTTGTAtaacgtataataaaatgaaaaataaaaataagaatgtgTATGAAAAGAGACACTGGATTCAGGGATCCACTTTTGTGCTAAAAGCTACATTccatctttattatttattgaaagttgaacaaagagcacatttatattgataaaagtaTGCTTTCTGCAGccattatatttcatatttaagattattatatttaatatttcatattattagaaaagatagaaaaatattctatttaaatgtcaagcaagaataaattttaaaattctaatttaagaTTATAGATTCTTTAAATGATGCATGTAATACTTCTAAGATTAAAATAgttgctttaaaaaaagactATTCTAGAGAAAATTACACACACTTTTGTTATTGATGCAAGATGAGATAAAGCAACCAGAATATAACAGAACAGCTCACCTTGCGATGTGTTAGATAGTCgcctttatataaattttcttatcaatAGGATTACACTTGGAGATACTATTTCGAGAACAATACTTTACGAAGATGTATCTTAAAAGCAATGACTCATACGTTTCCTTTCCATGGATTTCCAGAACAAAGCAACATTATGAGAATATCTTACGAGTCATATCAACTCGATATCGTGTGTCTCAGTATTAATCAATTGCGTCTTGAAGGTTTCTTATCACGATTTCGATGAAATTAGAATCTGTTTTCCATCTAATGGATAACGAGAAGCAAATTTCCACTTGCGAGATTTGATAAAATGACATaacattgttgaaaaaataatctcacTTTTTATCTCTTCTTAACGAATTTCtgcgaaatttatttgatgtattgTAACAACTGTAATCGCGAGATTATGGTAAGGAAAATCAGACGATTTGCAATAAACATATCAAAAGAGACAgttcagaaaaattaaataaattttacaagatttcGACAAAACTTCGATAAGATAAGCAAGATTTTTATTCGTCTATCTTCTCAAAATCTATATAGATTCGAAtccattataaattaaagttattacttaaaatcTTGACA
Above is a genomic segment from Anoplolepis gracilipes chromosome 3, ASM4749672v1, whole genome shotgun sequence containing:
- the LOC140663380 gene encoding uncharacterized protein, which codes for MAQLREQRSNDVEQTAGKMTIESENVTDQEQENETQIDAASPSSSVELSENGAHPCPMCPSVFSSSHELTNHLRGHNSPRSTDCSGEEDYSCGVCNKVLSSASSLDRHVLVHSGERPFKCKYCDMSFTTNGNMNRHVRCTHRVASPNSCTDSEGSSGSERPATTNQSEYNNNELARRNSPTLIDDRQQTSSPGSHRANKRKCLQDDASDTEDQKRHKTLMNNTRMMIRCQPDGEQQMTFGCLICSKDFVSGAMLEAHMERVHPESLATCEICNMSFKNHRQLNLHRSMSHYKKNASGNNSRRNTVDGFSDLTFIDFSSVKFAKIARRMCEQEMHRPASGEVNRFQCMKCLHAFPCRQAQLDHEKECKGPYKNKRNNNDNNNNNDNNTNNNLETEMDAPSPEPDDPKTTRELFFAVLDLQNKSLAREAKESREPKEPKEEIKEPKEMKDLADIPSILSVSLNGLPTFPRSDTSTPENNIKFNPNIGSSGSSGTCSSEYNEEEAQDAFTAEFRKMKLKGEFPCRLCTSVFPNLRALKGHNRAHMNVEPGMPYPCNMCPFTSTDKGALLKHLRSHNGDRPFECSLCNYAFTTKANCERHVKNRHGMISKEDVKNALIYHPSEDSTNENVERSSPRGIRDDVRKTLIYPNEREEVSQQQIHYPPVSMDCNPGPSNVCAEMLINHFEKPDMFHRPTKIQALNLVKRSGEESNMSHDLIVKSNYSKIDEDIESRSSDGSVSLVSDTKTDTHQRIQASPMNLTKSTTSSVLSSGEDAPLDLSMDVVLDLSRKQKRGNENSQEEKHYKNNQEELYAANPALLLTQALLNRARESSPTTSLENFYASTIYRNLGASMISPYFLNPHMFSQELTEKNRLQKELVRGLQLTGGSTLPVDPSLPSTSYAAYAQARDTPQTSSEHNTYANLINAQIVSQAVPSREKTDSISSNDPVKMVLKNGVLIPKQKQRRYRTERPFGCEHCTARFTLRSNMERHIKQQHPQYWSQRPRGGHSTRGRPPANHPTMMQNPGPSTSQVTQSYSNILPNVDSPMVTSDYNTHPISDQVKYAILAQQLKADKMDDNDSDDEMVIDEESGDRDAQEPHGQHEFSTSLLRDQLESNESVKDVVIKKEVIDPAEETSQESHGEQTARNGVDKTNVEESATENKSITEETIKTESTGKEQGKLEDGAADLASVSKLLDNASQQYQQFKPQYLSDEEGPVASTSGNNSGSEKSDSMNSLHSGNDSLPNKKKKKKKKSAYSMAPNRVPCPYCPRQFPWSSSLRRHILTHTGQKPFQCTHCSHYFTTKSNCDRHLLRKHKAKANKMRRVRNSSSPDVQVVASSSSSSSNNTFSMRNVPERPYKCNQCPSSTFSTLGNLKKHRSTKHRKTTSRSESSDQQNSPPQCSNTQNDQSDYESRSSSASENMENSANATAKTNSNTTSLTSMNEMTRSRKSPRSSPGPSDAPFKCYLCDSGFSERQDNLDHIKMHHKRSYDMLKAKGALDMASMNIDASEDQMAQQHHSDGEEKRGRFPDYSNRKVICAFCMRRFWSAEDLRRHMRTHTGERPFECDICTRKFTLKHSMLRHRKKHESVDSAMYIGNSGDEDNSPAQPPTITPRSQQHSPISTNTSRPRTQDRISLPTVAAVATADAAPCALMRYNHYDNMATLTGRMANDSSQNTASASSPPPPAEVPSESGDNDLISNLLGIREKGLLDKVLLSSADDAAKLLGVNHSE